The proteins below are encoded in one region of Aeromonas jandaei:
- the nudC gene encoding NAD(+) diphosphatase, whose amino-acid sequence MSLTEQARWFVVAGDHQILLDEAGQVPSGVKACLPAALAGARFERFDEWQGLPCYLLDLGDEADTSAMSPLRQLMVAGDEEGFRLAGRAWQLATFRRTHRFCGECGAPMTPKAGEWAQVCQQGHSVYPRISPCIIVAVRKGPEILLAAHRRHYQADDPMYTVLAGFVEAGENLEQCVAREVFEESGIRVRNVRYVASQPWPFPHSLMMGFTADYESGEIRVQDDELVAAAFFAADRLPRLPPHGTIARRLIELSLAGEG is encoded by the coding sequence ATGTCATTAACTGAACAAGCCCGCTGGTTTGTCGTGGCGGGTGACCATCAAATCCTGCTCGATGAGGCGGGTCAGGTGCCCAGCGGCGTGAAGGCGTGCCTGCCCGCAGCGCTGGCCGGTGCCCGTTTCGAGCGTTTTGATGAGTGGCAGGGGCTACCCTGCTATCTGCTGGATCTGGGTGATGAGGCCGACACGAGCGCCATGAGTCCGCTACGCCAGCTGATGGTGGCGGGGGACGAGGAGGGCTTTCGCCTCGCGGGCCGAGCCTGGCAGCTCGCCACTTTCCGCCGCACCCACCGTTTTTGCGGCGAGTGCGGCGCCCCCATGACCCCGAAGGCGGGGGAGTGGGCGCAGGTGTGCCAGCAGGGGCACAGCGTCTATCCGCGCATCTCCCCCTGCATCATAGTGGCGGTGCGCAAGGGGCCGGAGATCCTGCTGGCGGCCCATCGCCGTCACTATCAGGCGGATGATCCCATGTATACCGTGCTGGCCGGCTTCGTGGAGGCGGGGGAGAACCTCGAGCAGTGCGTGGCACGGGAGGTGTTCGAGGAGAGCGGCATCCGGGTGCGCAATGTGCGCTATGTGGCGAGTCAGCCCTGGCCCTTCCCCCACAGCCTGATGATGGGCTTTACCGCCGACTACGAGAGCGGCGAGATCAGGGTACAGGATGACGAACTGGTGGCTGCCGCTTTCTTTGCCGCCGACCGGCTGCCGCGCTTGCCGCCCCACGGCACCATTGCCCGGCGGCTGATCGAGTTGTCACTGGCTGGCGAGGGGTAA
- the epd gene encoding erythrose-4-phosphate dehydrogenase, whose product MIKIAINGYGRIGRNVLRALYESGRDKTIKIVAINELAAPEAMVHLTRFDTSHGRFHYPVQLAGNSMLVGEDLISLFAERDPSNLPWRALGVDVVLDCTGVFGSRADAELHLAAGAGKVLFSHPAEADVDATIVYGVNHQVLTGRERIVSNASCTTNCVVPVIETLHREFEINCGTITTIHSAMHDQQVIDAYHSDLRRTRAASQSIIPVDTKLAKGLERILPHFAGKFEAIAVRVPTINVTAMDLSITVRKKVTVSDVNQALQRASRGTLHGILDYTEEPLVSVDFNHDAHSCIIDGTQTRVSDANLVKMLMWCDNEWGFANRMLDTTRAMMVAG is encoded by the coding sequence ATGATCAAGATTGCCATCAACGGTTACGGACGGATCGGCCGCAATGTACTGCGTGCCCTCTACGAGAGCGGGCGCGACAAGACCATCAAGATCGTCGCCATCAACGAGCTGGCGGCTCCCGAAGCCATGGTACACCTGACCCGCTTCGATACCAGCCACGGCCGTTTTCACTATCCGGTGCAGCTGGCTGGCAACAGCATGCTGGTGGGGGAGGATCTCATCTCCCTGTTTGCCGAGCGGGATCCGTCGAACTTGCCGTGGCGTGCGCTGGGGGTGGATGTGGTGCTGGATTGCACCGGGGTATTCGGCTCGCGGGCCGATGCCGAGCTGCATCTGGCGGCGGGGGCGGGCAAGGTACTGTTCTCTCATCCGGCCGAAGCGGATGTGGACGCAACCATCGTCTACGGGGTCAATCATCAGGTGCTGACAGGGCGCGAGCGGATCGTCTCCAACGCCTCCTGTACCACCAACTGCGTGGTGCCGGTGATTGAAACATTGCATCGAGAATTCGAGATAAATTGTGGTACTATTACGACAATTCATTCGGCCATGCACGATCAGCAAGTCATCGATGCCTACCACAGTGACTTGCGCCGAACCCGCGCAGCCAGTCAGTCCATCATTCCGGTGGATACCAAGCTGGCAAAGGGGCTAGAGCGTATCCTGCCCCACTTCGCCGGCAAGTTCGAGGCGATCGCGGTGCGGGTGCCGACCATCAATGTAACAGCGATGGATCTGAGTATTACTGTTCGTAAAAAAGTGACAGTTAGTGACGTAAATCAAGCCCTGCAACGGGCATCCAGAGGTACATTACACGGTATTCTGGATTACACGGAAGAACCGCTGGTCTCCGTAGACTTCAATCATGATGCGCACTCATGCATCATTGATGGTACCCAGACCCGAGTGAGCGATGCCAACCTCGTCAAGATGTTGATGTGGTGCGATAACGAATGGGGCTTCGCAAACCGGATGCTGGATACCACCCGGGCCATGATGGTTGCAGGCTGA
- a CDS encoding ROK family protein: protein MSSKSLDWGIDLGGTKCECVVLDGDEVLLRHRIPTERAGGYDHMIGQIARLVAECAEKIGQRPTVIGMGTPGARDPQTGLMKNCNTTELNGKPFKEDLERRLGVPVLIANDANCFALAETHLGAVRQHHPDAKVVFGIIMGTGVGSGIVINGRILNGHHGIAGEWGHNVLSPDGPECYCGKHGCVETLISGPALEAWYEAKAKRRLSLAQIAAATAHDHIAKLTIDRLHLLFGQALANVVNILDPDVIVIGGGVGNVQSLYSVGRQTILPFLFNPRFSAPIIAPALGDSAGVFGAALLARGEFKDALLS, encoded by the coding sequence ATGAGCAGCAAGTCACTGGATTGGGGTATCGATCTTGGCGGTACCAAGTGTGAATGCGTGGTGCTGGATGGCGACGAGGTGCTGCTGCGCCACCGCATCCCCACCGAGCGTGCCGGCGGTTATGACCACATGATCGGCCAGATCGCCAGGCTGGTAGCTGAGTGCGCCGAGAAGATTGGCCAGCGCCCGACCGTCATCGGCATGGGCACGCCGGGGGCGCGGGATCCGCAGACCGGCCTGATGAAAAACTGCAACACCACCGAGCTCAACGGCAAGCCGTTCAAGGAGGATCTGGAGCGCCGGCTCGGCGTGCCGGTGCTGATCGCCAACGATGCCAACTGCTTCGCACTGGCAGAAACCCATCTGGGTGCGGTGCGCCAGCACCATCCCGATGCGAAAGTGGTGTTCGGCATCATCATGGGCACCGGGGTCGGCTCCGGCATCGTCATCAACGGCCGCATTCTCAACGGTCATCACGGCATTGCCGGTGAGTGGGGCCACAACGTGCTCTCCCCCGACGGCCCCGAGTGCTACTGTGGCAAGCACGGCTGCGTCGAGACCCTGATCAGCGGCCCGGCGCTGGAGGCATGGTACGAGGCCAAGGCCAAACGTCGCCTCTCGCTGGCGCAAATCGCGGCTGCCACCGCCCACGATCACATCGCCAAGCTCACCATCGATCGGCTGCATCTGCTGTTTGGCCAGGCGCTGGCCAACGTGGTCAACATTCTCGACCCGGATGTTATTGTCATCGGCGGCGGGGTCGGCAACGTGCAGAGCCTCTACAGCGTGGGACGGCAGACTATTTTGCCCTTCCTCTTTAATCCCCGTTTCAGTGCCCCCATTATTGCTCCAGCCCTTGGTGACAGTGCCGGGGTGTTCGGGGCGGCACTGCTGGCCCGCGGTGAATTCAAGGATGCCCTGCTGTCGTGA
- a CDS encoding phosphoglycerate kinase, whose protein sequence is MSVIKMTDLDLAGKRVLIRADLNVPVKDGKVTSDARIVATLPTIKLALEKGAKLMITSHLGRPTEGEYNEEFSLLPVVNYLKDALSCPVRLAKDYLDGVEVAAGELVVLENCRFNKGEKKNTEELAKKYAALCDVFVMDAFGTAHRAEGSTYGVAQFAPVACAGPLLAGELEALGKAMLKPERPMVAIVGGSKVSTKLTVLESLSKIADQLVVGGGIANTFIAAAGHNVGKSLCEHDLIDTAKKLAAETNIPVTTDVVVGAEFSESTPATIKSVNDVTDGDMIFDIGPDSAKALADIIMNAKTILWNGPVGVFEFDQFAEGTKVIAEAIAASPAFSIAGGGDTLAAIDKFGIADKVSYISTGGGAFLEFVEGKVLPAVEILEQRAKA, encoded by the coding sequence ATGTCTGTTATCAAGATGACTGACCTGGATCTGGCGGGCAAACGCGTTCTGATCCGTGCTGACCTGAACGTGCCGGTAAAAGACGGCAAGGTCACCTCCGATGCACGTATCGTCGCTACCCTGCCGACCATCAAGCTGGCTCTGGAAAAGGGCGCCAAGCTGATGATCACCTCCCACCTGGGTCGTCCGACCGAAGGCGAGTACAACGAAGAGTTCTCTCTGCTGCCGGTTGTCAACTATCTGAAAGACGCTCTGTCCTGCCCGGTTCGCCTGGCCAAGGATTACCTGGATGGCGTAGAAGTCGCTGCCGGTGAGCTGGTTGTGCTGGAAAACTGCCGTTTCAACAAAGGCGAGAAGAAGAACACCGAAGAGCTGGCCAAAAAATACGCCGCCCTGTGTGACGTCTTTGTAATGGACGCGTTCGGTACTGCTCACCGCGCCGAAGGCTCCACCTACGGTGTTGCCCAGTTCGCTCCGGTCGCTTGTGCCGGCCCGCTGCTGGCGGGTGAACTGGAAGCGCTGGGCAAAGCCATGCTGAAGCCCGAGCGCCCGATGGTTGCCATCGTTGGCGGCTCCAAGGTCTCCACCAAGCTGACCGTTCTGGAATCCCTCTCCAAAATCGCTGACCAGCTGGTTGTCGGTGGTGGCATCGCCAACACCTTCATCGCTGCTGCCGGTCACAACGTCGGCAAGTCCCTGTGCGAGCACGACCTGATCGACACTGCCAAGAAACTGGCTGCCGAGACCAACATTCCTGTGACCACCGACGTGGTTGTAGGCGCCGAGTTCTCCGAGTCCACTCCGGCCACCATCAAGTCTGTTAACGATGTGACCGACGGCGACATGATCTTCGACATCGGCCCGGATTCTGCCAAGGCTCTGGCTGACATCATCATGAACGCCAAGACCATTCTGTGGAACGGCCCGGTTGGTGTGTTCGAGTTCGACCAGTTCGCTGAAGGCACCAAGGTTATCGCTGAAGCCATCGCTGCTTCTCCGGCCTTCTCCATCGCTGGCGGTGGCGACACCCTGGCTGCCATCGACAAGTTCGGCATCGCTGACAAAGTCTCCTACATCTCCACTGGCGGCGGCGCCTTCCTGGAGTTCGTAGAAGGCAAGGTTCTGCCGGCTGTTGAGATTCTGGAACAGCGCGCCAAAGCCTAA
- a CDS encoding NAD(P)/FAD-dependent oxidoreductase gives MQAGKHNGYQEHVASYYAATRNDSQQWPELEGEHKADVCIIGGGFTGLNTAINLADAGYKVVLLEANRIGWGASGRNGGQLIRGIGHDTSQFARWIGEDGVRELDLMGLEAVQLVRERVERFNIECDLTWGYCDLATRQRHLAGFEEDLDHLASLGYEHELKLVPREDIHTVVGSDRYIGGLIDMGSGHLHPLNLALGEARAAASLGVSLFEHSRVTHIDYGKQVEVTTAHGRVTADYLVIGCNAYLNDLNPELGGRVLPAGSYILATEVLDRRLRQRLLPQNMAVCDQNVALDYYRLSADGRLLFGGACNYSGRDPRDIKAFMLPKMLRVFPELAGTAIEFQWGGMIGIGANRLPQIGRLKDHPNVLYAQAYSGHGLNATHMAGKLVAEAIRGESRGFDLFASVPHITFPGGPALRSPLLALGMLWHRFKDIF, from the coding sequence ATGCAGGCAGGAAAGCACAACGGATATCAGGAGCACGTCGCCTCCTACTACGCGGCCACCCGCAACGACTCGCAACAGTGGCCCGAGCTGGAGGGGGAGCACAAGGCTGACGTCTGCATTATCGGCGGCGGTTTTACCGGCCTCAACACCGCCATCAACTTGGCTGATGCGGGCTACAAGGTGGTGCTGCTGGAGGCCAACCGCATCGGTTGGGGCGCCTCCGGGCGCAACGGTGGTCAGCTTATTCGCGGTATCGGCCACGATACCAGCCAGTTCGCCCGCTGGATTGGTGAGGATGGGGTGCGCGAACTCGACCTGATGGGGCTGGAGGCGGTGCAGCTGGTACGCGAGCGGGTCGAGCGTTTCAATATCGAGTGTGACCTCACTTGGGGTTACTGCGACCTCGCGACCCGTCAGCGTCATCTGGCCGGCTTTGAGGAGGATCTCGACCATCTGGCGAGTCTGGGCTATGAGCACGAACTCAAACTGGTGCCGCGGGAAGATATCCATACAGTGGTGGGGTCGGATCGCTATATCGGCGGCCTCATCGACATGGGTTCCGGCCATCTCCATCCCCTAAATCTGGCGCTCGGCGAGGCGCGCGCCGCAGCCAGCCTCGGGGTTTCCCTGTTTGAACACTCCAGAGTGACCCATATCGATTACGGCAAGCAGGTGGAGGTGACCACCGCCCACGGCCGGGTCACTGCCGACTATCTGGTGATCGGCTGCAACGCCTACCTCAATGACCTCAATCCGGAGCTGGGAGGACGGGTGCTGCCGGCCGGTTCTTACATCCTCGCCACCGAGGTGCTGGATCGCCGCTTGCGCCAGCGCTTGCTGCCGCAAAACATGGCGGTGTGCGATCAGAACGTGGCGCTCGACTACTACCGCCTCTCCGCCGACGGTCGTCTGCTGTTTGGCGGGGCCTGCAACTACTCGGGAAGGGATCCCCGCGACATCAAGGCCTTTATGTTGCCCAAGATGCTGCGGGTCTTCCCCGAGCTGGCTGGTACCGCCATCGAGTTTCAGTGGGGCGGGATGATCGGGATTGGTGCCAACCGGCTGCCGCAGATTGGCCGTCTCAAGGATCATCCCAATGTGCTCTACGCCCAGGCCTACTCGGGGCATGGTCTCAATGCCACCCATATGGCGGGCAAGCTGGTAGCCGAGGCGATCCGCGGCGAGAGCCGGGGTTTCGATCTCTTCGCCAGCGTGCCCCATATCACCTTCCCGGGAGGCCCGGCGCTGCGCTCTCCGCTGCTGGCGCTGGGGATGCTGTGGCACCGTTTCAAGGATATCTTCTGA
- the fbaA gene encoding class II fructose-bisphosphate aldolase: MSKKIFDFVKPGVITGDDVQKVFAIAKENGFALPAVNCVGTDSVNAVLEAAAKVKAPVIVQFSNGGAVFTAGKGLKLEGQKAAILGAISGAKHVHAVAEAYGVPVILHTDHAAKKLLPWIDGLLEAGEKHFAETGKPLFSSHMLDLSEESLEENIDICCEYLTRMAKMNMTLELELGCTGGEEDGVDNSHMDQSALYTQPEDVAYAYERLSKISPRFTIAASFGNVHGVYKPGNVKLTPSILDASQKYVSEKFGIPAKSLDFVFHGGSGSTLEEIRESISYGVVKMNIDTDTQWATWEGLLHFYKKNEAYLQGQLGNPEGADKPNKKYYDPRVWLREGQTSMIKRLEQAFSDLNAIDVL, encoded by the coding sequence ATGTCTAAGAAAATTTTCGACTTCGTAAAACCCGGCGTGATCACTGGTGATGACGTTCAGAAAGTGTTCGCCATCGCTAAAGAGAACGGCTTCGCTCTGCCGGCTGTAAACTGCGTTGGTACCGACTCCGTGAACGCCGTACTGGAAGCTGCCGCCAAGGTTAAAGCGCCGGTTATCGTTCAGTTCTCCAACGGTGGTGCCGTGTTCACCGCCGGTAAGGGTCTGAAGCTGGAAGGTCAGAAAGCTGCCATCTTGGGTGCCATCTCCGGTGCCAAGCACGTTCACGCTGTTGCCGAAGCCTACGGCGTGCCGGTAATCCTGCACACCGACCACGCTGCCAAGAAGCTGCTGCCGTGGATCGACGGTCTGCTGGAAGCGGGCGAGAAGCACTTTGCTGAAACCGGCAAGCCGCTGTTCTCCTCCCACATGCTGGATCTGTCCGAAGAGTCTCTGGAAGAGAACATCGACATCTGCTGCGAGTACCTGACTCGCATGGCCAAGATGAACATGACTCTGGAGCTGGAACTGGGTTGCACCGGTGGCGAAGAAGACGGCGTCGACAACAGCCACATGGATCAGTCCGCTCTGTACACCCAGCCGGAAGATGTTGCCTACGCTTACGAGCGTCTGTCCAAGATCAGCCCGCGTTTCACCATCGCTGCCTCCTTCGGCAACGTACACGGTGTATACAAGCCGGGTAACGTCAAACTGACCCCGTCCATCCTGGACGCTTCCCAGAAGTACGTTTCCGAGAAGTTCGGCATCCCGGCCAAGTCTCTGGACTTCGTATTCCACGGTGGTTCAGGTTCCACTCTGGAAGAGATCCGCGAGTCCATCTCCTACGGCGTAGTGAAGATGAACATCGACACCGACACCCAGTGGGCTACCTGGGAAGGTCTGCTGCACTTCTACAAGAAGAACGAAGCTTACCTGCAAGGCCAGCTGGGCAACCCGGAAGGTGCCGACAAGCCGAACAAGAAGTACTACGACCCGCGCGTATGGCTGCGTGAAGGTCAGACTTCCATGATCAAGCGTCTGGAGCAGGCTTTCTCCGACCTGAACGCCATCGACGTACTGTAA
- the hemE gene encoding uroporphyrinogen decarboxylase, whose translation MKELKNDRYLRALLRQDVDMTPVWMMRQAGRYLPEYKATRAQAGDFMSLCRNAELACEVTLQPLRRYPLDAAILFSDILTVPDAMGLGLYFEQGEGPRFERPITSMADVQALPIPDPEDELGYVMNAVRTIRRELKGEVPLIGFSGSPWTLATYMVEGGSSKAFTKIKQMMYAEPMTLHLLLDKLADSVISYLNAQIKAGAQAVMVFDTWGGVLTPRDYRDFSLQYMHKIVDGLIREHDGRRVPVTLFTKNGGQWLEQIAATGCDALGLDWTTDIADAKRRVGDKVALQGNMDPSMLYATPARIREEVASILAGFGHGNGHVFNLGHGIHQDVNPEHAGVFVNAVHELSAQYHGR comes from the coding sequence ATGAAAGAGCTGAAGAACGATCGATACCTGCGCGCTTTGCTGCGTCAGGATGTAGACATGACGCCGGTATGGATGATGCGCCAGGCAGGGCGCTATCTGCCGGAATACAAGGCGACTCGCGCCCAGGCGGGGGATTTCATGTCCCTGTGCCGCAATGCCGAGCTGGCCTGTGAAGTCACCCTGCAGCCGCTGCGCCGCTACCCGCTCGATGCCGCCATCCTCTTCTCCGACATCCTCACCGTGCCCGATGCCATGGGGCTGGGTCTCTACTTCGAGCAGGGTGAAGGCCCGCGCTTCGAGCGCCCGATCACCTCCATGGCCGACGTGCAGGCGCTGCCCATTCCGGATCCGGAAGATGAGCTGGGCTACGTGATGAACGCAGTGCGCACCATCCGCCGCGAGCTGAAGGGCGAAGTGCCGCTCATCGGCTTCTCCGGCAGCCCATGGACCCTGGCCACCTACATGGTGGAGGGGGGCAGCTCCAAGGCGTTCACCAAGATCAAGCAGATGATGTACGCAGAGCCCATGACCCTGCACCTGCTGCTCGACAAGCTGGCCGACAGCGTAATTAGCTATCTCAACGCCCAGATCAAGGCGGGTGCCCAGGCTGTCATGGTGTTCGACACCTGGGGCGGCGTGCTCACCCCGCGCGATTACCGCGACTTCTCCCTGCAGTACATGCACAAGATTGTCGATGGTCTGATCCGCGAGCACGACGGTCGCCGCGTGCCGGTCACCCTGTTTACCAAGAACGGCGGCCAGTGGCTGGAGCAGATCGCCGCCACCGGTTGCGATGCGCTGGGTCTGGACTGGACCACCGACATCGCCGACGCCAAGCGTCGGGTCGGCGACAAGGTGGCGCTGCAGGGCAACATGGATCCCTCCATGCTCTACGCCACTCCGGCTCGCATCCGTGAAGAGGTCGCCTCCATTCTGGCCGGTTTCGGTCACGGCAATGGCCACGTCTTCAACCTCGGCCACGGCATCCATCAGGATGTGAACCCGGAACACGCTGGCGTGTTCGTCAACGCGGTACACGAGCTCTCCGCCCAGTACCACGGCCGCTAA